From Plectropomus leopardus isolate mb chromosome 4, YSFRI_Pleo_2.0, whole genome shotgun sequence, the proteins below share one genomic window:
- the sfrp2 gene encoding secreted frizzled-related protein 2 gives MRVIISTAMVVWLMTIPCMEAIHGLYNFGQHDLFYKKNNCKPIPANLLLCHDIEYTEMRLPNLLGHETMNEVLQQASSWIPLVQKQCHPDTRKFLCSLFAPVCLDDLDEPIQPCRSLCESVKNGCAPVMSAFGFPWPKMLDCDRFPLDNDLCIPPAGIENFVPVTKEVPRVCDACKETDENDNEIVDNLCKNDFALKIKVKEISYINGDTKIVPENKSKTIYKLNGVTERDLRKTVLWLKDGLQCICEEMNDIHAAYLVMGQKMDGHLVITSLKRWQKGQREFKRISRSIRKLQC, from the exons ATGAGGGTCATAATTTCGACTGCGATGGTGGTGTGGCTGATGACAATACCCTGCATGGAGGCTATCCACGGATTGTACAACTTCGGCCAGCATGATTTATTCTACAAAAAGAATAACTGCAAGCCAATTCCTGCAAATCTCCTTCTGTGCCACGATATAGAGTACACAGAGATGCGCCTTCCGAACCTGCTCGGACACGAAACCATGAATGAAGTTCTGCAGCAAGCCTCGTCTTGGATCCCGCTGGTTCAGAAGCAGTGTCACCCCGACACCAGAAAGTTCCTCTGCTCCCTGTTCGCTCCCGTCTGTCTGGATGATTTGGACGAGCCCATACAGCCGTGCAGGTCTCTGTGCGAGAGCGTTAAGAACGGCTGCGCGCCTGTCATGTCCGCTTTTGGCTTCCCCTGGCCAAAGATGCTGGACTGCGACCGCTTCCCACTCGACAATGACCTGTGCATACCACCTGCAGGCATCGAGAACTTTGTGCCAGTCACCAAAGAGG TGCCCAGAGTGTGCGATGCTTGCAAGGAAACAGATGAAAATGACAACGAAATTGTTGACAACCTGTGTAAGAATGACTTTG CTCTAAAGATCAAAGTTAAGGAGATCTCCTACATCAACGGCGACACTAAGATAGTGCCAGAGAACAAGAGCAAGACCATTTACAAGCTGAACGGCGTGACGGAGCGTGACCTGAGAAAGACGGTGCTGTGGCTGAAGGATGGCCTGCAGTGCATCTGTGAGGAGATGAACGACATCCATGCCGCCTACCTGGTCATGGGCCAGAAGATGGACGGCCATCTGGTCATCACCTCGCTGAAGCGCTGGCAGAAGGGACAGCGAGAGTTTAAGAGGATTTCCCGCAGCATTCGCAAGCTGCAGTGCTag
- the tnip2 gene encoding TNFAIP3-interacting protein 2 isoform X2, producing MDNVSLNTDTDMLKDKLRSCSTLNTLYHETRQEIDLLNKQIYVKDNIIADLKARLGKYERIYMTVGDNESVVIGPSKSLLESLCKEIYKLKQKRNDMEFKTSRQTEIQRLNVQLREKELELESVRCQPDHEKDQEIQRLRSALQERERSEATRVVLCTSLAEEADQLRSQLGATVKVCQELLARLEKEKKAGGEVEDVARQEKSEMTESSDLSSVTAQIRQLKEENQQLKQRVAYVQGLNSQWQKYDSSREDYIRGLCQRLRETPGQALVPGLGSISTGLLHQEISRLNGLLEEKMSECAQLGREVEEIRRQDQDRIQTLEQQVLIYADDFKSERADRERAQGQIQDLKEQIHQLKQQIHKQCASRENREVVPMCRVHIGHRITSRRHKDSSEPLLRTTAEMQQQPAAAAATASPAWNECPGMSELQCPRCLATFSDTEATEYLNHCEECAKL from the exons ATGGATAACGTCAGCCTAAACACGGACACCGACATGCTGAAAGACAAACTGCGGAGCTGCAGCACGCTCAATACTCTGTACCATGAGACGCGGCAGGAAATCGACCTCCTGAACAAACAGATCTATGTTAAGGACAATATCATTGCAGATTTAAAGGCGAGGCTGGGGAAATATGAGAGGATCTACATGACTGTGGGAGATAACGAGTCTGTGGTTATCGGACCGTCCAAGTCTTTGCTGGAGAGCTTGTGTAAAGAGATATACAAACTGAAACAGAAGAGGAACGATATGGAGTTCAAGACGTCTCGACAAACTGAG ATCCAGAGGCTGAATGTGCAGCTCCGAGAAAAGGAGCTAGAGTTGGAGAGTGTCAGGTGTCAGCCGGACCACGAGAAGGATCAGGAGATCCAGAGGCTGCGGTCCGCCCTGCAGGAGAGGGAGCGGTCCGAGGCCACCAGAGTCGTGCTCTGCACATCCCTGGCGGAGGAGGCTGACCAGCTCCGCAGCCAGCTTGGTGCAACGGTGAAGGTGTGCCAGGAGCTGCTGGCCAGgctggagaaagagaagaaggcgggaggagaggtggaggatgTGGCTCGGCAGGAAAAGTCTGAG ATGACAGAGTCTTCTGACTTGAGTAGTGTTACCGCTCAAATCCGTCAACTTAAGGAGGAGAATCAACAGCTGAAGCAGCGAGTGGCTTAT GTACAAGGTCTGAACTCTCAGTGGCAAAAGTATGACTCCAGCAGGGAAGACTATATCCGAGGTTTATGTCAGAGGCTGAGGGAGACCCCCGGGCAGGCCTTGGTGCCCGGGCTTGGCTCTATCAGCACTGGGTTGCTTCATCAGGAGATTTCTAGGCTCAATGGCTTATTGGAGGAGAAGATGAGCGAGTGTGCGCAGCTGGGTAGAGAAGTGGAGGAGATAAGGAGGCAAGATCAAGACCGAATCCAGACTCTGGAGCAGCAG GTCCTCATTTATGCAGACGACTTTAAGTCGGAGCGTGCGGACAGAGAGCGAGCACAGGGGCAGATCCAAGATCTCAAGGAGCAGATCCATCAGTTGAAACAGCAGATACACAAACAG TGTGCAagcagagagaacagagaagTGGTCCCCATGTGCCGTGTGCACATAGGACACAGGATCACCTCAAGGCGACACAAGGACTCCTCGGAGCCTCTCTTGAGGACCACTGCAGAGATGCAGCAacagcctgcagctgcagcggCGACTGCGAGCCCTGCGTGGAACGAATGCCCGGGCATGTCGGAGCTACAGTGCCCACGATGCCTCGCCACATTCAGCGACACAGAAGCTACAGAGTACCTGAACCATTGTGAAGAGTGTGCCAAACTATAA
- the tnip2 gene encoding TNFAIP3-interacting protein 2 isoform X1 — translation MDNVSLNTDTDMLKDKLRSCSTLNTLYHETRQEIDLLNKQIYVKDNIIADLKARLGKYERIYMTVGDNESVVIGPSKSLLESLCKEIYKLKQKRNDMEFKTSRQTEEIQRLNVQLREKELELESVRCQPDHEKDQEIQRLRSALQERERSEATRVVLCTSLAEEADQLRSQLGATVKVCQELLARLEKEKKAGGEVEDVARQEKSEMTESSDLSSVTAQIRQLKEENQQLKQRVAYVQGLNSQWQKYDSSREDYIRGLCQRLRETPGQALVPGLGSISTGLLHQEISRLNGLLEEKMSECAQLGREVEEIRRQDQDRIQTLEQQVLIYADDFKSERADRERAQGQIQDLKEQIHQLKQQIHKQCASRENREVVPMCRVHIGHRITSRRHKDSSEPLLRTTAEMQQQPAAAAATASPAWNECPGMSELQCPRCLATFSDTEATEYLNHCEECAKL, via the exons ATGGATAACGTCAGCCTAAACACGGACACCGACATGCTGAAAGACAAACTGCGGAGCTGCAGCACGCTCAATACTCTGTACCATGAGACGCGGCAGGAAATCGACCTCCTGAACAAACAGATCTATGTTAAGGACAATATCATTGCAGATTTAAAGGCGAGGCTGGGGAAATATGAGAGGATCTACATGACTGTGGGAGATAACGAGTCTGTGGTTATCGGACCGTCCAAGTCTTTGCTGGAGAGCTTGTGTAAAGAGATATACAAACTGAAACAGAAGAGGAACGATATGGAGTTCAAGACGTCTCGACAAACTGAG GAGATCCAGAGGCTGAATGTGCAGCTCCGAGAAAAGGAGCTAGAGTTGGAGAGTGTCAGGTGTCAGCCGGACCACGAGAAGGATCAGGAGATCCAGAGGCTGCGGTCCGCCCTGCAGGAGAGGGAGCGGTCCGAGGCCACCAGAGTCGTGCTCTGCACATCCCTGGCGGAGGAGGCTGACCAGCTCCGCAGCCAGCTTGGTGCAACGGTGAAGGTGTGCCAGGAGCTGCTGGCCAGgctggagaaagagaagaaggcgggaggagaggtggaggatgTGGCTCGGCAGGAAAAGTCTGAG ATGACAGAGTCTTCTGACTTGAGTAGTGTTACCGCTCAAATCCGTCAACTTAAGGAGGAGAATCAACAGCTGAAGCAGCGAGTGGCTTAT GTACAAGGTCTGAACTCTCAGTGGCAAAAGTATGACTCCAGCAGGGAAGACTATATCCGAGGTTTATGTCAGAGGCTGAGGGAGACCCCCGGGCAGGCCTTGGTGCCCGGGCTTGGCTCTATCAGCACTGGGTTGCTTCATCAGGAGATTTCTAGGCTCAATGGCTTATTGGAGGAGAAGATGAGCGAGTGTGCGCAGCTGGGTAGAGAAGTGGAGGAGATAAGGAGGCAAGATCAAGACCGAATCCAGACTCTGGAGCAGCAG GTCCTCATTTATGCAGACGACTTTAAGTCGGAGCGTGCGGACAGAGAGCGAGCACAGGGGCAGATCCAAGATCTCAAGGAGCAGATCCATCAGTTGAAACAGCAGATACACAAACAG TGTGCAagcagagagaacagagaagTGGTCCCCATGTGCCGTGTGCACATAGGACACAGGATCACCTCAAGGCGACACAAGGACTCCTCGGAGCCTCTCTTGAGGACCACTGCAGAGATGCAGCAacagcctgcagctgcagcggCGACTGCGAGCCCTGCGTGGAACGAATGCCCGGGCATGTCGGAGCTACAGTGCCCACGATGCCTCGCCACATTCAGCGACACAGAAGCTACAGAGTACCTGAACCATTGTGAAGAGTGTGCCAAACTATAA